A part of Peptostreptococcaceae bacterium genomic DNA contains:
- a CDS encoding AAA family ATPase has protein sequence MLKIAIYGKGGIGKSTTASNISAAFAKNGLTVMQIGCDPKADSTINLHGKKNVSTVLDLIRSKGNAVTLDEMVTVGYEGVLCVEAGGPTPGLGCAGRGIITAFEALAQRNAFEIYKPDVVIYDVLGDVVCGGFAMPIREGYAEKVIIVTSGENMAIHAAANIAMAVENFKERGYATLGGIILNKRNVDKEQEKVKELAIDIKTDIIGTLEFSNTVQKADNLRKTVLEAFPDSDMAASYIELASSVIAACNSSERVKV, from the coding sequence TTGTTAAAAATAGCCATATACGGAAAAGGTGGAATTGGAAAATCCACAACAGCATCCAATATATCAGCTGCATTTGCAAAGAATGGACTTACGGTTATGCAGATTGGTTGCGATCCAAAAGCAGATTCAACAATCAATCTGCATGGTAAAAAGAATGTTTCCACAGTCCTGGATTTAATTCGAAGTAAAGGTAACGCCGTCACCCTTGATGAGATGGTGACCGTTGGATACGAGGGCGTTCTTTGTGTTGAAGCAGGTGGCCCAACGCCAGGGCTTGGATGTGCGGGAAGAGGAATAATCACGGCTTTTGAAGCTTTGGCACAGCGAAATGCTTTTGAAATTTATAAACCCGATGTAGTAATATATGATGTCTTGGGAGATGTTGTCTGCGGAGGCTTTGCAATGCCAATTCGAGAAGGTTATGCAGAGAAAGTTATCATTGTTACCTCTGGCGAGAATATGGCTATCCATGCGGCAGCAAATATTGCCATGGCTGTAGAAAACTTTAAGGAACGAGGATATGCAACTCTTGGCGGTATAATCTTAAATAAAAGAAATGTTGATAAGGAACAAGAAAAGGTCAAAGAACTGGCAATTGATATTAAGACGGATATTATAGGTACTTTGGAATTTAGCAATACGGTTCAAAAAGCCGATAATCTACGCAAAACGGTACTCGAGGCATTCCCTGATAGTGACATGGCGGCATCTTATATAGAGCTTGCTTCATCTGTTATAGCTGCCTGCAATTCATCAGAAAGAGTAAAAGTATGA